The Pyxidicoccus sp. MSG2 DNA segment GCTGGCTGACGGTCTCCAGCACCAACGCCGCCACCAACGCCAGCATCTACGTCGTCAACCAGAACTGCGACTACTACACGACGAGCGGCTGCTCTCCGACGAAGAAGTCCTCGCCGGGCGTGGTGAAGAACGCCAACTACAGCACCACGGACCTGTCCTACGACGCGGACACGCTGGGCGGCTCCTCGGGCTCGCCGGTGATTTCCTCCTCCACGCACCAGGTGGTGGGCCTGCACCACATCGGCCTGGGCGGCAACTCGTCCGGCCGCGGCACCGCCAACACCGGCGTGAAGGCCACGCGCGTCAAGGCGCGCCTGGCGGAGATTGGCCTCTAGTTTCGTCTCACGCCGTCGAGGGCTCGCCGGCCAGCAGCACCGGTTGTTCGTGCCCCAACCCGGGGGCCTGTGGCGACAGCAGCGACTCGCGCCGCAGGCCCCGCAGTGCCAGCCGCCCCAGGGTCCGCTTGAGCCCGCGCGGCAGCAGCGGCAACAGCCGCATCACCCACCGGTGGCCGAAGCCCGGGTACACCAGCGGCTCGCCCCGCTCGAAGCCGGCCAGCGCCTCGCGGGCGCACCGTGCCAGGGAGATGCTGAAGAACGGCGCCGCCTCGCCCGTGACGGCCTGCGCGCGCTCGTCCCACAGAGGCCCGGGGGCCACGCGGGTGACGGTGACGCCCTGGCCTTCCACCTCCAGCCGCAGCGCCTCGGTGAAGCCGTCCAGGAAGCGCTGCGTGGCGGCGAAGGTGGCGGAGCCGGGCAGGAAGAGCTGCGCGGCGCCCGAGCCGATGTTGAGGACGCCCCCTCGCCCGTGCGAGAGCATGGGCCCGAGCAACCGGTGCGTCAGCAGCGCGGGCGCCCACACATTCGCCTTCAGCACCTCCTCCACGTGGCCCCAGCCCTTGTCGGAGTAGAGGCCCCGGTCGCCCACCGCCGCGTTGTTCACCAGCACGTCCACCCGGATGAAGTGCGCCTCCAGCCAGGCCAGCAGCGAGTCCACCTCGCGGGGCCGGGCCACGTCGCAGCAGTGGAGCAGCACGCCGAGCGTGGGGTTGGACGCGAGCAGTTCGTCCCGCAGCGGCTCCAGGCGGTCGGCGCGCCGGTCCACGAGCACCAGGGTGCGCACCCGCCGGGAGAGCAGCCGGGAAAGCTCCCGGCCGATTCCTTCCGTCGCGCCGATGATGAGGACGGTACCTTGATCGATGGGAGGAGGAAGCATGGGGGTGTCCTCGGCTTCATTAAGTTGCCCATGCTGCGCACGGTCTGCGCCGCATGCCTCCCCTCGTGCAAAGCCTGCACGCCCGCGCGCCGGTCCGCCGTGCAGGCGCCGGCATGCTTCTTCCAATGAGGGTGACCCGACCCCAAGTCAGCAAGCGGGGGGCACCCCCGCAAGGAGAAGACCCGATGCCTGCTCCCACCCGCATCCTCGTTCCCGTGGACCTGTCCGAAGGCTCGCGCACCGTCATCGACTACGCCGTGCAGCTCGCACGTCCCTTCAACGCCGCCGTGCACGTCGTCCACGCCTGGGAGCCGCCGCAGTACGTGGCGCCTGACCTGCTCGTGGCCGCACCCGGGTGGAACTCGCTCTCCCTGGAGCAGGTGGCGGTGGAGACGGCCACCAAGGATTTGACGGCACTCATCCACGCGCTGGAGAAGCCGCCGGTGCCGCTGACGCACAAGGTGCTGGTGGGCGAGGCCGCGTCCACCATCCTCGACCTCGCCGAGCAGGGGAAGTACGACCTCATCATCATGGGCACGCATGGCCGGCGTGGGCTGCCACGACTGTTGCTGGGCAGCGTGGCGCAGAAGGTCGTCGCTCGCGCGCACTGCCCGGTGCTGTCGCTGCACGTCGCGCCGGAGAAGTAGCGCCAGCCGGCCGGGCCAGCGCCCCTGTCCGGCAGCAACCCCTCCGGGGCCGTACCGCTTGTGGAGCGCGCGGCTTCGGGGGCAAAGTGGCCGGGAGTCCCGTAGGCCCCCGGGCACGCCTTGGAAAACTCCTCACGCCCCCTGAGCTCCCCGTCGCAGGACCTGCTCGAGGAGAGCGCCGAGGACCTGTACGAGAACGCGCCCTGTGGCTACCTCTCCACGCTGCCGGATGGCGTCATCGTCAAGGCCAACCAGACCTTCCTGAACTGGTTGGGCTACACGCGGGAGGAGCTGCTGTCGGGCAAGCGCTTCCAGGAGCTGCTGTCCGTGGGCGGGAAGCTCTTCCATGAGACGCACTTCGCTCCGCTCCTGCAGCTGCAGGGCTTCGTCAACGAGGCGCAACTGGAGCTGGTGACGCGGGCGGGCGTGTCGCTCCCCATGCGGGCCAACACCGTGCAGCGCAAGGACGCCGCCGGGCGGGTCGTGGTCAACCGGACCACCCTCTTCAACATCTCCGACCAGAAGAAGTTCGAGCGGGAGCTGGTGCTGGCGCGCCGCAAGGCGGAGCAGGCCGCGAAGGCGAAGGCGGACTTCCTGTCCATGGTCAGCCACGAAATCCGCACGCCGATGAACGCCATCATCGGCATCACCAGCCTGCTGCAGCGCACGGACCTCTCCGCCCAGCAGCAGAAGTACGTGCGCATCCTGTCGTCGTCCTCCGAAAACCTGCTGGGCCTCATCAACCACATCCTGGACTTCAGCAAGCTGGATGCGGGCAAGGCGACGCTGGAGGAGCGCAACTTCGACCTCCGCCAGCTCGTCTACGGGACCATCTTCGCCCTCAACGTGAAGGCCGAGGAGAAGAAGCTCGCCGTCGTCGCGGAGGTGGACGAGCAGGTGCCGGCCTTCGTCCTCGGGGACCCCGTCAAGCTGGGCCAGGTGCTCACCCACCTGGTGGGCAACGCCATCAAGTTCACCGAGCTGGGCGCGGTGACGGTGTCGTTGCGGCCGCGGGAGACGTTCGAGGACGCGGTGTCGCTCGACTTCGCCGTCACCGACACGGGCATCGGCATTCCGGAAGACAGGCTGGCGCACATCTTCGAGGAGTTCACCCAGGCCGACCAGGACATCGGCATGAAGTACGGGGGCACCGGGCTGGGGCTCGCCATCAGCCAGAAGCTGGTGGAGCTGCATGGCGCCCGGATTGGAGTGAAGAGCACGCCGGGCCAGGGCTCGTCCTTCTACTTCACCCTGCGCCTGAAGCGCGGCTGCGAGGAGCCGGAGGAGTCGCCGGAGAGCCTCGCCAGCACCCGGCCCATCCAGGGCCTGCGCATCCTGGTGGCCGAGGACAACGACCTCAACGTGTTCATGCTGTCGCAGTTCCTGAAGCGGTGGGGCGCCGACTTCGACGTCGTCGCTGATGGGCGCCAGGCCGTCCAGCGCATCCAGGAAGCCGACTACGACCTGGTGCTGATGGACATGCGGATGCCCGGCATGGACGGTTACGACGCCGCCCGCGCCATCCGGGAGCTTCCCGGAGCGCTCTACCCGCGCATCCCCATCATCGCCGTGACTGCGTCCACCCGCATCGGGCTGGAGCACCAGACCCGCGCCGCCGGCTTCACGGACTTCATCGGCAAGCCCTACAAGCCCTCGGAGCTCGCCGCGCTCATCGTGCGGCACGCCACGTGGAAGCAGGACGCGGCACCCGCGGCGGGTGCTCTGGACGGGCCACCAGAGCCCCCAGCGCCCAGGGGGCCACCGTTCAGCCT contains these protein-coding regions:
- a CDS encoding PAS domain-containing hybrid sensor histidine kinase/response regulator, which codes for MENSSRPLSSPSQDLLEESAEDLYENAPCGYLSTLPDGVIVKANQTFLNWLGYTREELLSGKRFQELLSVGGKLFHETHFAPLLQLQGFVNEAQLELVTRAGVSLPMRANTVQRKDAAGRVVVNRTTLFNISDQKKFERELVLARRKAEQAAKAKADFLSMVSHEIRTPMNAIIGITSLLQRTDLSAQQQKYVRILSSSSENLLGLINHILDFSKLDAGKATLEERNFDLRQLVYGTIFALNVKAEEKKLAVVAEVDEQVPAFVLGDPVKLGQVLTHLVGNAIKFTELGAVTVSLRPRETFEDAVSLDFAVTDTGIGIPEDRLAHIFEEFTQADQDIGMKYGGTGLGLAISQKLVELHGARIGVKSTPGQGSSFYFTLRLKRGCEEPEESPESLASTRPIQGLRILVAEDNDLNVFMLSQFLKRWGADFDVVADGRQAVQRIQEADYDLVLMDMRMPGMDGYDAARAIRELPGALYPRIPIIAVTASTRIGLEHQTRAAGFTDFIGKPYKPSELAALIVRHATWKQDAAPAAGALDGPPEPPAPRGPPFSLRRLQRMLDDDRHAIVELSTITAGSCEQYKHDFQQALQTGNREAFDYQAYKIRPTLELLEARALREALEQGRASLEEASGAPGIGVPPLLAIHRELNALIAALRELARRA
- a CDS encoding universal stress protein; this encodes MPAPTRILVPVDLSEGSRTVIDYAVQLARPFNAAVHVVHAWEPPQYVAPDLLVAAPGWNSLSLEQVAVETATKDLTALIHALEKPPVPLTHKVLVGEAASTILDLAEQGKYDLIIMGTHGRRGLPRLLLGSVAQKVVARAHCPVLSLHVAPEK
- a CDS encoding SDR family NAD(P)-dependent oxidoreductase, whose protein sequence is MLPPPIDQGTVLIIGATEGIGRELSRLLSRRVRTLVLVDRRADRLEPLRDELLASNPTLGVLLHCCDVARPREVDSLLAWLEAHFIRVDVLVNNAAVGDRGLYSDKGWGHVEEVLKANVWAPALLTHRLLGPMLSHGRGGVLNIGSGAAQLFLPGSATFAATQRFLDGFTEALRLEVEGQGVTVTRVAPGPLWDERAQAVTGEAAPFFSISLARCAREALAGFERGEPLVYPGFGHRWVMRLLPLLPRGLKRTLGRLALRGLRRESLLSPQAPGLGHEQPVLLAGEPSTA